Part of the Mixophyes fleayi isolate aMixFle1 chromosome 12, aMixFle1.hap1, whole genome shotgun sequence genome is shown below.
GGACATGTACAGGAATAAAACATACATTCATCAACACTATTTCCAGCAATACAATAGagtcacaatataaatatttttactttgtcacaAGTCACCCTACCAGTTACCAGAACCTGTCGTTGATGAGAGCTTCATCTTTAGCAACCTCCTTTCCTATAGAACCAGATGTGTTTGCCGGTGCTCGGTTGTCACCAGGACTTAATCCCGAGTAGTGGTAACTTAATTCAGGTAagtgggcaccacagaggactacgCAATGAGATGTTGAGCTGAGATCTCTATGGCAACTGGGATGCAGGATGCACCAGGACCAAATTTAGCAGGTATATGGAGTTtgcaacaggatgcagtaccaaccttcaccagtataacagattgaCAGTGCAGAGTAGAGGATGGTATAATACCAGATGTGGACTGTGTAGAGTTGGAGCTAGAGAGCAACACAGTACAAGGGAAGGTGCTGGAGCAAGATCGAGCTGTAAATCAGgactgtgaaacactgctgacacagatgAGTTCAATGGAGtggatagcaaaaataaaatgtcataaaACCCCAAAAATGAAAGTGCATAAGTTGTGTAAAAAATGAGAACACAATGATATGTGGAGTTTATAATTACCTATATGTAATGCCAAATGATGCCATTAGTAAATATCTATTATACATTCTAATCTATTAGTTTGCAAGTAACTACCTTTCTGTATAACAATTGCTTTCCATATCTAGCGATCACCTTTGCTAAATGAAACACAGTTTTTATTACAGTGTATTCATATGAATTATAAGAATGTCAAATGTTTATCGTGATTATATCATAACTGAGTTGCCCTGTATCAGATAAGAGCTAAACAATCCATAAGGAAAATTCTCTTTGATTCCCTCTTGAGCTCCCGATGGAGATCTCCTCCTCTCAAACCCATCTTGATCTGTTCCATGACAAATGCCTGTAGTGATCTTGGATCACAGTCATGGCACTTCAAAAAAGTCCCTTTCAACATATGTTACTTGTTTTAAATTATCTCTGTCTCTCTTGACTCTCTTTATGTTGATTACATGCTCCAAGATTCTATTTTTGAGTGACCTGCCTATCATGCCACCATAGTTTAAGTTACAGGGGCAAGTTAAGCAGTAAATAACATTCGGAGGGTTATAATTTATGAATCCTTTGATTTAACTCTCGAGAACCGATCTTTATACTCCTTTGTTTGTATCATAAATTGGCATGCCCGGCATACGCCATATTTGAAAAAACCCATTGGTTTATTAGAAATTCTCTTTTCAAATGGTGAGAAACTGTGGACTAAATGAAACCCCAAATTCTTAGATCTACACCATGTCATAGAGATCCTATCCTCTAACACTTCTTTCAGGTCATAATCAGACTTTAGGATATTCCAATGTTTCTGGAAGATATTGGCTATTTGCTGTTCACTGATCTTTCTGCTTTTTGTACAAGCCTAGATTTCATTCTCCCTCAAGGGTGagaatgctctggaccagctgcacgcataatcctgcgaccaaagcttgcatcagccgatgcaaaACCCTGAAGTCTATAAAATCTTGTGaatgtgtggacggaagaccaagtcgcTGCTCTACACAACTGTTCTGCCGACGCGCCGTGCctagccgcccaggaggcacccactgccctagtagaatgtgcccttaaagtctgcgTAATGGCTAGAGAAGATAAAACATAAGCCTCACGAATCGTGGACATAATCCACCGAGCAATCgactgctttgaagcaggccaACCTCTTTTATTTGCGTCATATAAAACCaaaagatctctggtctttctaACCTGCGCTGTACGATCTACATAAATTTGTAGAGCTCGCACCACATCCAAGTACTGCATAGACCCTTCTGAAGAGTCCCTCTTTGCCTTAAAAGCcgggacaacaatttcctgatttaggtggaatcTAGAAACCACTTTAGGAACAAAAGACGGCTTGGTCCGAAGGACTGCCCTGTCTgcgtgaaaaataagaaaaggagggtcacagcgaaGTGCCCCAAGCTCAGACACTCTTCGTGCTGAAGCTATGGCCAACAAAAACACTGTCTTCCACATAAGATACCGTAAGTCAACAGACTGTAAAGGCTCAAACGGATGTTTAGAAAGAGCCCGAAGAACTACATTGAGGTTCCAGGGCTCAACAGGATGACAAAAAGGAGGTTGTATACGCAACACACCCTGCAAGAAAGTCCTGATATCTGCATATTcagcaatctttttctgaaaatagACAGAGAGGGCGGATATCTGCCCCTTGAGGGAACTAAGCCGCAAACCCTTCTGAACCCCGTCCTGAAGAAAATCCAGGACAAGGGGAATCTTAAATCTTGAGGAATGAAAACCCCTAGACTCACAGCACACAATATACGTCTTCCACACTCTATAATAAATGGAAGACGATGCAGGCTTCCTGGCCTTAATCATGGTGTTTGTTACCTCTTGAGAGAAACCTTTAGCCttaagtattagggtttcaatagccaggccgtcaaagccagctgattcaaaccttggtaaaggaatggaccTTGAACCAGAAGATCTGCCTGCATGGGAAGCCAAAATGGAGGACCTCCTGCTAACAACagcagatctgagaaccacgctctgcgtggccaGAATGGAGCTATGAAAATTGCGGGAACTttctccctcttcaccttctttagcACCCGCGCAATCATTGGGATGGGCGGGAAAATGTACACCATCCGGTACTGCCAAGGAGCTGACATGGCATCTACTATTTCTACCGCTGGGTCTCGTGCTCTTGCACCGTAGCGCGGCACCTGATGGTTCAGACTGGACGCCATCAGGTCTATCTCCGGACAGCCCCAACGCTCCACCAGTAGGGAGAATACCTGACTGTTTAGAGCCCATTCCCCGGGATGAAGGGtgtgtctgctgaggaagtctgcttcccaattcttcacccccggaatgtgaatggctgaaatcctggggacCTGATGTTCTGCCCACGCTAGTATGCGTTTGGCCTCTCGCATAGCAGCCATGCTGCGAGTGCCCCCCTGATGATTTATGTACGCTACCGTGGTGGCGTTGTCGGACTGAATCTGAAGAGGTTTTCCTCTTAGAAATTCCTGTGCACCTATCAGAgtattgtacactgctctgagctccagaatgtttattggaagacgtgattcctgaggggaccagagaccctgaagcctcagggttcctgttactcccccccatcccaacagactggcgtctgttgtgactagagtccAAGACCATACCTGTAAGGATTGGCCTCTCTCCAAGTTGGATCGGGACGTCCACCAGACCAGAGATAGCCTTGTGGCTGTGGACAGACAAACCATCTGTTTGTCCAAATTCATCTGCGACCCTGACCACTTCCGCAGGATCTCCCCCTGAAGTGGACTTGAGTGAAATTGAGCAAACGGAACTGCCTCGAATACAGAGACCATCGTCCCCAGGAGCTTCATGCAACTGAGAACAGAGACACTCCTCTTCCTCAGCAAGGCTCTGGTCTTTGACTGCAAAGCTAAGACTTTTCTGCTGGGAGATaaactctcagagactgagtatcgaaaAGCAGACCCAAGAATCGCATCTGCTGAGTTGGCACCAGCgatgacttgggtaaattcaacacccaACCGTGACTCTGAAGAAACTGCATAACAGTCTGAATCTGTTGGGATAAAAGGACCGCAGACGGTGCCTTCAACAGAAGGTCGTCTAGGTAAGGGACAATTGTTATGCCCTTCTGGCGCAATAGACTGGCCATgactgccatgatcttggtaaagactctGGGAGCGGTAGCCAGGCCGAAGGGGAGTGCCCTGAACTGAAAGTGCGCCTTTCCTACTGCGAACCGAGGGAGACTCTGGTGTCCTTCCCAGATCGGTAAATGTAGGTAAGCAACCTTGATGTCTAATGATGCCAAAAACTCCCCTTTTTCTATCCCTGCTATCACAGAGCGAAGGGATTCCATGCGAAATCTTTGAATCTTCAGCTGCTTGTTCAGAGACCGAAGATTCAGGATGGGCCGGAAGGATGCGTCTGGTTTTGgcaccaggaagaggtttgagtaaaaaccTCGCCCCCGTTCTAGAGGAGGGACCTGAACCATTACTTGAGCAGAAAGGAGCTTTTGTATGGCTTCCTAAAGTGCTACACGTCTGCGGGGgcaagaggggagaggagtgggCTAGATCTATGACGTAGCCCCGGGACACAACTCCTTGAACCCAGAGATCCGTCGTGGATTTCCACCACCGATCCCTGAATTGAAGAAGACGTGCCCCCACCTGATGCTTCCCCTGAAGAACTATGTCACGCGGAGGGCTTGTCTGCTGGACAAGCAGAACCTCTCCTTGCTGTACCTCTAGCTCCTCTGCCTCTAATGGCCGATGATCTAGACGCTGAGGAATACCCTCTATTAAAGGCACCCCCTCGGGAAAAGCTCCGAAAGGAACGAAATCACTCTGACGGGGATTGTTTGAAACCGTGGGTAGAGCAGTACTCTTACCTCCTGTGGTCTCCTGAATAACCCTTTCGAGCTCTGCCCGGAATAGAGTTCGTCCATCAAAGGGTAAATTCTCTAAAGCTTTCTTAGAGTCTGCGTCCACCGACCACGTCCATAACCATAGACGACGAGCTGCTACAGTAAGAGCCGAGCCCTTGGCATTTACCGAAACTGCATCCATGGCAGCGTTCCCTACGTACTCCGAAGTTTCTAGTACATGTTGTGCTAGATCTACTAGCTCTGTACGCGGAGTGTTATCTCTAAGGCCCTTAATCAAAGCCTCCATCCATAACTGTACAGCCTTGTTGGCCCATGCTATAGCCATATTAGGCCTAAACAAACTTCCCACAGCGGTATAAGCTGAGCGAAGAGCCAGATCACACTTCTTATCAGTGTAATCCTTAAGGGTTATCCGCTCTTGGACCAGGATAGCTGAAGATGAAGCTAACCGGGCTACCGGTGTGTCCACCCTAGGCAAAGTCTCCTATTTTACTGTGTcctcaggaggcagaggataaaGAGACTTACTTTCCCGGCATCATAAACTGCTTATTTGGCTTGTGCCAAGcttcagaaataatctccaacatttctGGAGAATGCGGGAAAATTGCTAACTGTGCCTTAGGTCTTTTAAATAAGGATATATCCTTAGGCGCTACGGGCTCCGGATCAGTTAACCCTAAGGCATGTCTGATTCCCCAAATAAGACTGTCCACGCTCGTGGAGCCAGAGTCAGAATCATAGATAGCCTCCCCTTCTGGGTCGATATCTACCTCACCTTCTTCGGCTGAGGAGCGATCAGAAAGCTGATCTATTTCCAGATCTGCATCAGtaatggctctcttacccctctgggaAATAGATACTAGCCTATCTTCCCCGTGGGTAGACCCTGCCTGTGATGTGGCATTCTCGTCAGACTGGCTGCCTGCAAGTGTAAGTGGGGCAGTGTTGTCACGTACCTCTATTGCCCGCAGCATCACAGCCGTCATTTTCTCCATAGCCGAAGAAAAAGACCTAATCCAGGGCGGTTCCACCATTGCAGAGGATCCCTCCTGGGCTGGGTTGTTTCACCTCTGAGCGTCCGCagtacaagctgcgcaaagggcgtttcggtctgtgtggccaacagaaagttttgtgttacattttgAACAGGCATAATATACTGCAGCAGGCTCAGAAGTACCCTTGCCTTTAGCTGTCCCCTTCTCCGCCATTGTTctgcttcttaaaataattattaaaagaaatacAGACAATTTAAGACGACAAAATAGGAGAGTCCTGTGCTAGGAAGTCTCTGAAAGAGCACCACTCCAAATAATACAAAAGACCGTTATagtactgtctgtgaaaattCCTTTTACATGAAATAACTCACAAGACCATATAACCACATATATACACTCCCCAAATGCTCCTCTAATCATACAAGCCTGTAGCGATTAGGGCATATAAGGATATCaccagaggagaggcagaggaatcTAGAAAGAGCTGCACGCTTTCAGCAGTGACCTTATCTTCACCCCCGCCGTTCACCGCGCGGTAAGACCAGATCCAGGAAGCTGCGATAACACTCCTCCCCTTCCTGGCTCCGCCCGCTCTGCCTCTGTAAAACATAACTCGCTGGCCCCATCCTCCAATGGCCGCCTAGGAGAGTCTAATGGTGCGCTATTCAGATTTTATGCCCAGCTCAGCGCGCTCCTTACTGCAGCCGACTCACCTCTCCCGAGGGTGAGCGCTGCTTCTGTCCCCCAATATGCTCGTTCTGTATAGGGAGAGCGGGGACCTGCGGCAAGTAGAAcgcggcaggggggggggggggagaggctgaTACAGCTTCACTCCCCTGCCGCTGCTAGACACATACAAGTTGCACTAAAACACCGTTCTGTGTCCCTTCTGAATATTTTCACCTTCCACTTAGACCAATAAACCTAACTAATGGCCCCTTAGAATAAATGCCGGCAGAGGTGCTGGTAGAAATGAGCGCTAGGCTTCACTTACCTGCGCTGGGATCCAGAGTGAGCAGAGCTGAGTCCTACTCACTCTGCTGGGTCTTGCCTGGGATCCCGAGCTGCACCtgaatagaataaaaaataaaaacatgtgatCCTACTGCTAgacaaagtataggcaggagcctatactccaGTGACCGAACTCTAAGTCACTTAAAAAAATgaaggatctctctggagaggaggggcatagcaggggaggagtccaaagatttaacagttaaagtgacaagaactcctgagcccactactatacccaatgtctcgcagtgtcccccaatggcagggaagagaaattAGAATTTATAGAATGTAAGAAGCTGTCTCTGGTATGTGTACTGTCAGTGGCTTCACTAGGCAGGCACAAGATGGCTGATTATCTTCTGCTTAGTTATTTTCTGTATAGAGGAAGTGAATCTGCATGATACAGGGGGTTGGGTAGTGTTATGTGGCTGCGGGGGCTCACTGTACCATTATTAACCCTGGCACATCACTCATTAAAAATTTTCACTTGTGCAGTGCCAGAGGCTGGGAGACACTGTGACAAATGGAGCCCATCACTGACCAGGCTTGTAGAACAATCCCTGCACTAGTCTGACTTACTATAACCGGATCACTCTGAacaagtcttattgcaaaggtgaaatgaaaagagtcaatactaCTGAACTTTTATATTTCAGATCCCCATAAGATGGAGCAAAGCTTTGCACCCCTGTAGACACATCTTGACCCACTTAGCCATGGGCATACCATATAAATGAGAGCTTTTCTACAAAAATGACATCACAATATTGCATTTAGACCGTGGGACACATTTTTCAAGATTCATAATCAATCCCCAATGGCAAAGTATTACAGATTACAGGATTATTATATGAACTCACACCTTCAATTAGAGAGTATAAACAAACATACTATAACAGTGTCTCAGATCCCACATTATATCTCCAACCCATTGCCAAAATTATATATTACTCAGTACCCAATATATCAAGGTAATCTTGTTTTAACTGTGTACAGTGTGGACGATATCTGGTAGATAAAATAGTTCCACACATGAGTGATCATATTTTGTGTATaaactatgtaaatatattatgcttagtttaatttacattaataaaatcaaCTGTTTTAACAATATTAAGAGTCCTGCTTTTGTCCTATGTGATATTCAAGACCTGATTTATTTGTAAACCATTTTCATTACTCAGAACATGGATATGGTTTGTCATCTGTGTGAGTTATCTGATGCTCAAAGGATTTGATTTGTATCCGAAACATTTCCCAaactcagaacatgggaatgtttTCTCACCTGCATGGGTTCTCTGATGTTTGATAAGTTTTGAGTTCCAtggaaaacattttccacactcagaacatggaaatggtttctcacctgtgtgagttctgtgATGTTTGACAAGGTTTGACTTCTGTGCAAAAcccttcccacactcagaacacggaaacggtttttcccctgtgtgaattctctgatgttcaatgtgttttgatttctgtgcaaaacatttcccacattcagaacatggaaatggtctctcacctgtgtgaattctctgatgtttgacaagttttgatttctgtgaaaaacatttcccacactcagaacatggaaatggtttctcacctgtgtgagttctctgatgtctaataagttttgattttacggcaaaatatttctcacactcagaacatggaaatggtttctcatctgtgtgagttctctgatgttcaacaagatttgatttgtatacaaaacatttcccacactcagaacatgggaatggtttctcgcctgtgtgagttctcttatgttcaacaagttttgatttatgtgcaaaacatttcccacactcagaacacggaaatggtttctcacctgtgtgagttctctgatgttcaacaagttttgatttctgtgtaaaacatttcccacattcagaacatggaaacggtttctcacctgtgtgagttctctgatgtctaataagttttgatttctgtacaaaacatttctcacactcagaacatggaaattgtGTCTCATCTGTGTGAGATCtccgatgttcaacaagatttgatttatatacaaaacatttcccacactcagaacattggaatggtttctcacctgtgtgagttctctgatgttcgaCAAGCTTTGatttatatgcaaaacatttcccacactcagaacatgtaaaaggGTTCTCAGCTATGTGACTTTTCTGATGTTTATGAAGAGATAATTTAACTGCACAGCTTTTCCCACCCACAGAACATGGAAATAATGTATCATCTGTATGAGCTGTACTatgtgtaacaatatctatgtTATCAGGATTACATTCCTCATGATTTAAGAGTTCAGATGATTTATCTGCACTGTAAAGTATTGGATATATATTTAGGGTAATTGGGTTCTCTCCTGTAGAATCTTGAGTAATGTTGTTATCTTCCATTTTAAAATCTGTAGATAAAATCAGTTGCTCCCCCAAGATATTCTTGCGTTTACATCCATCtgctgaaagtaaaataaatgtaaggaaGGACATTGAGCTGCAGATTACAATACCCAAAATTTTCAAACTATAAACGAGTTGTTCagctgtttaatttcaatttgcaaTTGACGAACACTTCATTACAATTATAAAAGCGCATTATCAAGCACATTGTATAGATGCAGTCATAATTGGAATTCTTGTAATGactcaataaacaaaatatatgactctttactgtaatacattttattactcacctgtgccgatatctgtagggatttcctcctccttacactgctgatcacccctcacatacgtctcttcctctccctctataatttttattttaatatcagtcaggacgTCATCCTAAATAGCCCACAAAAGAATGATCATTTTTTAGTCAAgtttttttattggtatttcaaaacagaacataaagaaaataattatttctgaatAAACGTGATAGATATAAATCACCGGGTGTGACACATTACATCAAAGATTAGTAAATTTCCAACACTTATGCAGGTATACAAAAACATACAGAATAATATCAAGACtgacaataatacagtatatatcagatgGCATGGGTCCCCATGGACTCATGGGCacccctgatcatcatcatcatctatttctttatattacgccactaattccacagcgctgcacagagaactcactcacatcagtccctgccccattggagcttacaatctaaattccctaacatacacacacagaccaagagagactaagggcaacttaatagcagccaattaacctaccagtatgtttatggagtgtgggaggaaaccagagcacccggcgcaaacccacgcaaacacggggagaacattcaaactccacacagataaggtcatggttgggaatcaaactcatgaccccagtgctgtgaggcagaagtgctaactgttaggaacccctccagtcagtacagcaaaacccggagtctgctccgaaagtccggtgttcactgttgggacagacttggctgcagacagagggttgtgagatgtccactggctggggagaacccaggaatagagttacagagggcgtagagtaggaagtgcaggagcgaGTCcagtgagacaccgagtggatggtgtcaagactgatatatcactcattgccactggaataaataaggaacagttgatagagaagtcccctgatccaCAACGATTTCTGTACCGgtacttgtccggaaaggaacggaacttacagtgataggtaaagatgatgaaactgaacgtaggcagtagccaagggtaactacaacccacagtaccggtgagagtctagagattttagggaaatagttcttaggtgattgccaggggtaactgcaaccctcagtaccggtgagagtacggagatttaggggtacagttcttaggcagttgccaaagGCAAGAGGGGGCTGgactgtttctgcattatccacAAAGAACTCTTCCCACAAGGCAACCAGATCAGGTCCCTTGCCCATTAAAGGTAACTAAAAGGGTTCAGGTTCCAGAAAGATTGACCCCCTGGTAATGGCAAAGTCTACAGACAATATAAGAGGGGAATGGTCGCAGAGTTGTAT
Proteins encoded:
- the LOC142108366 gene encoding uncharacterized protein LOC142108366 codes for the protein MPITGAEQNQLQTKLQSGKSFLKPKKSNLVLHQRTHTGEKPFTCSECGKCFTQKSNLVKHQRSHTGEKPYTCSECGKCFAEKSNLVKHQRSHTGEKPYTCSECSFTCSECGKCFAEKSNLVLHQRTHTGEKPFTCSECGKCFTQKSNLVKHQRSHTGEKPYTCSECGKCFAEKSNLVKHQRSHTGEKPYTCSECGKCFAEKSNLVKHQRSHTAENPFTCSECGKCFAYKSKLVEHQRTHTGEKPFQCSECGKCFVYKSNLVEHRRSHTDETQFPCSECEKCFVQKSKLIRHQRTHTGEKPFPCSECGKCFTQKSKLVEHQRTHTGEKPFPCSECGKCFAHKSKLVEHKRTHTGEKPFPCSECGKCFVYKSNLVEHQRTHTDEKPFPCSECEKYFAVKSKLIRHQRTHTGEKPFPCSECGKCFSQKSKLVKHQRIHTGERPFPCSECGKCFAQKSKHIEHQRIHTGEKPFPCSECGKGFAQKSNLVKHHRTHTGEKPFPCSECGKCFPWNSKLIKHQRTHAGEKTFPCSEFGKCFGYKSNPLSIR